In Thioalkalivibrio sp. XN279, a single window of DNA contains:
- a CDS encoding Fic family protein, translated as MPKRIPAHQLDDLVAIVTTRPEGASVGLIREALPYELPPRTLQRRLALLTAQGRLVAEGHGRGLRYRAPVEGPSAPAMQDIRGAGDLAAGPGTLEGRGEPYIPVSAEGEAIRRAVRAPLHHRRPVGYQRSFLDAYRPNVTFYLPADTRRRLLEAGRPPDGARPAGTYARTIYRRLLIDLSWNSSRLEGNTYSLLETERLLELGEAAEGKDALEAQMILNHKAAIDLLVEQADEIGFDRYTILNLHGLLADNLLADPQAAGRLRRIPVGIAGTTYHPLEVPQLIEECFQQVLDTASAISDPFEQAFFALVHLAYLQGFEDVNKRVARLAANIPLIRNNLCPVSFVDVPERTYIEGVLGVYELNRIELLRDVFVWACQRSSARYSTVRQSLGEPDPFRLRYRALIAAAVAAVVRGRLDKQAATALARQYAADQVPLVDRTRFIEVVETELMSLHEGNIARYRLRPADYETWRQSWR; from the coding sequence ATGCCGAAGAGAATCCCTGCCCACCAGCTCGACGACCTCGTCGCCATCGTGACGACCCGCCCGGAGGGCGCGTCGGTCGGGCTCATCCGCGAGGCGCTGCCTTACGAGCTGCCGCCGCGGACGTTGCAGCGTCGTCTGGCCCTGCTGACCGCACAGGGACGGCTGGTTGCGGAAGGGCATGGCAGAGGCCTGCGCTATCGGGCGCCGGTCGAAGGTCCGAGCGCACCCGCCATGCAGGACATCCGGGGCGCCGGGGACCTGGCAGCGGGCCCAGGCACGCTCGAAGGGCGCGGCGAGCCTTACATTCCGGTCTCGGCTGAAGGGGAAGCCATCAGGCGCGCTGTCCGCGCACCGCTGCATCATCGACGGCCCGTCGGCTACCAACGCAGCTTTCTTGACGCTTACCGGCCCAACGTCACCTTTTACCTGCCCGCAGACACGCGGCGACGGCTGCTCGAGGCGGGACGCCCGCCCGACGGCGCCCGTCCGGCAGGCACCTATGCCCGCACGATTTACCGCCGCCTGCTGATCGACCTCTCATGGAACTCCAGCCGCCTGGAAGGCAACACCTACTCGCTGCTGGAAACTGAGCGCCTGCTGGAACTGGGCGAAGCGGCCGAGGGCAAGGACGCGCTGGAAGCGCAGATGATCCTGAACCACAAGGCCGCCATCGACCTGCTCGTCGAGCAGGCCGACGAGATCGGCTTTGATCGCTACACCATCCTCAACCTGCATGGCTTGCTGGCGGACAACCTGCTGGCCGATCCTCAGGCGGCTGGTCGGCTGCGGCGCATCCCCGTTGGGATCGCAGGCACCACCTACCATCCGCTGGAGGTGCCGCAGCTGATCGAGGAATGTTTCCAGCAAGTATTGGATACCGCTTCCGCCATTTCCGACCCCTTCGAACAGGCCTTCTTTGCGCTCGTGCACCTCGCCTACCTGCAGGGCTTCGAAGACGTCAACAAGCGCGTTGCCCGGCTCGCGGCAAACATCCCGCTGATCCGCAACAATCTCTGCCCCGTGTCGTTCGTGGACGTTCCGGAACGCACGTACATCGAGGGCGTGCTAGGGGTCTACGAGCTTAATCGCATCGAGTTGCTGCGCGATGTCTTCGTCTGGGCCTGTCAGAGATCGAGCGCGCGCTACTCGACCGTGCGCCAGTCACTGGGCGAGCCGGACCCCTTCCGCTTGCGTTACCGCGCCCTGATCGCCGCGGCCGTCGCAGCCGTGGTGCGCGGACGGTTGGACAAGCAAGCCGCCACCGCACTCGCCCGGCAATACGCGGCGGACCAGGTCCCGCTCGTGGACCGCACACGCTTCATCGAGGTCGTGGAAACCGAGCTGATGAGCCTCCACGAGGGCAACATCGCGCGCTACCGCCTGCGCCCTGCCGACTACGAGACCTGGCGCCAAAGCTGGCGCTGA